In Anaerolineales bacterium, one DNA window encodes the following:
- the eda gene encoding bifunctional 4-hydroxy-2-oxoglutarate aldolase/2-dehydro-3-deoxy-phosphogluconate aldolase: protein MIHEMQRIFNCGILPVVVIEDAKDAVPTAKALQAGGIDVIEITMRTEAGLQAIESISRECPDMLVVAGTVLSVEKCKACSAAGARGIVSPGFDEAIVEHCIENNITAIPGCVTPTEIQQALSYDLEVLKFFPANVYGGVDGLKALAGPFERVSFIPTGGVNEQNVGAFTALANVFAIGGSWVCAKSDITSGAYEKITELSTKARHVMMGFEFAHIGINTEDEDASKNIVHAMQALFGFPVKLGSSSNFAGDSIEVMKEKYLGVHGHLAIRTNNIQRAVAYLEAKGYTTDSSTAKFKNGRMIAIYLKGEISEFAVHLLQK, encoded by the coding sequence ATGATTCATGAAATGCAAAGAATCTTCAACTGTGGCATCCTCCCAGTGGTCGTGATCGAGGATGCCAAGGATGCTGTTCCGACGGCTAAAGCGCTGCAAGCCGGAGGAATCGATGTCATCGAGATCACCATGCGCACCGAGGCGGGCCTTCAGGCGATTGAGAGCATCAGCCGTGAATGCCCGGACATGCTCGTGGTTGCCGGAACGGTACTCTCTGTGGAGAAATGCAAGGCCTGCAGCGCGGCTGGTGCCCGCGGCATCGTATCACCAGGGTTCGATGAGGCGATCGTCGAACATTGCATCGAGAACAACATTACGGCCATTCCTGGTTGTGTCACGCCTACAGAAATTCAACAGGCCTTGTCCTACGACCTGGAGGTGCTAAAATTTTTCCCGGCCAACGTCTACGGGGGTGTCGATGGTCTGAAGGCGCTGGCGGGTCCTTTCGAACGCGTCTCTTTCATCCCGACCGGAGGGGTCAACGAACAGAACGTCGGAGCGTTCACCGCCTTGGCAAACGTCTTTGCCATCGGCGGCAGCTGGGTTTGTGCCAAGAGCGATATTACCTCTGGCGCTTACGAAAAGATCACAGAGCTGTCGACCAAGGCACGCCATGTGATGATGGGCTTCGAATTCGCTCATATCGGTATTAATACGGAAGACGAGGACGCCTCAAAAAACATCGTGCATGCTATGCAGGCGCTGTTCGGATTTCCAGTCAAGCTGGGTTCAAGTTCAAACTTTGCCGGTGACAGCATTGAAGTCATGAAGGAAAAATACCTGGGCGTGCACGGACATTTGGCGATCCGAACCAACAACATCCAACGTGCGGTGGCCTACTTGGAAGCAAAAGGATACACAACGGATTCTTCGACGGCCAAGTTCAAGAACGGGCGCATGATCGCTATCTACCTAAAGGGCGAGATCAGTGAATTCGCGGTGCATCTACTCCAAAAGTAA
- a CDS encoding branched-chain amino acid ABC transporter permease: MQKPRFFSQHKDTWFTLLFALLACSVPFITKNDYYIHIACMVGINILIALGMHAVTGLAGQINMGQYGFYCIGAYTCAIIMTKTGLGFIPTLLIVIAISAVFGILVGLPSLRIDGPYLALATIGFAESVRLIINSAAWAGKADGIIRIPKLDFFGLEATTKTQSYFFILAIVLVCIIVVNNLMRSNFGNRFKAIKDDPLIASVMGINVTSVKLLAFMISAIFGGIAGALYASFASYINPTTFIQALQTNFMLMVVLGGLGISWGATLGAVLVTVIFEYTRVYVLYQKIAFGVMMILIVLFLNRGIIGTITHYFQQRAILRQHTQESNLDTLR; encoded by the coding sequence ATGCAGAAACCCCGATTCTTCTCTCAACACAAAGACACCTGGTTTACACTACTGTTTGCGCTCCTCGCATGTTCCGTGCCATTCATCACGAAAAATGATTATTACATCCATATTGCTTGCATGGTCGGCATCAACATCCTGATCGCCCTTGGCATGCACGCGGTCACGGGGCTGGCTGGACAGATCAATATGGGACAGTATGGGTTTTATTGCATCGGCGCGTACACGTGCGCGATCATCATGACAAAAACCGGATTGGGTTTCATCCCCACGCTGTTGATCGTCATCGCGATCTCAGCCGTTTTCGGCATCCTGGTCGGACTCCCCTCCCTGCGCATCGATGGCCCTTACCTTGCACTGGCCACGATCGGTTTTGCCGAATCAGTCCGCCTGATCATCAACAGCGCCGCCTGGGCAGGTAAGGCGGATGGCATCATCCGCATCCCCAAACTTGATTTCTTTGGGCTGGAAGCGACCACAAAAACACAGAGCTATTTCTTCATCTTAGCGATCGTGCTTGTCTGCATTATCGTGGTCAACAATCTAATGCGCTCCAACTTCGGCAACCGCTTTAAGGCCATTAAGGACGACCCGTTGATTGCTTCCGTGATGGGGATCAACGTCACGAGCGTTAAGCTGCTGGCCTTCATGATCTCGGCGATCTTCGGCGGCATTGCCGGCGCACTGTATGCCAGCTTCGCCAGCTACATCAACCCCACTACGTTCATCCAGGCTTTGCAGACAAACTTCATGCTGATGGTCGTGCTCGGCGGCCTGGGAATTTCCTGGGGCGCGACACTGGGCGCTGTTCTTGTGACAGTCATCTTTGAGTACACCCGCGTGTACGTACTGTACCAGAAGATCGCCTTCGGGGTTATGATGATCCTGATCGTGCTTTTCCTCAACCGCGGGATCATCGGGACGATCACACACTACTTCCAGCAGCGCGCGATACTGAGGCAGCACACCCAGGAAAGCAATCTGGATACATTGAGGTAG
- a CDS encoding sugar kinase, producing the protein MKIITFGEIMIRLKTPGTERVFQSPLFEATFGGGEANVAVSLANFGMDAAFLTILPKNELGDACIGELRRFGVDTSHIIRRPGRMGIYFLASGANQFPSKVMYDREHSAIATADPSEIDHEAVLSRCDWFHISGITPAISENAMHMALDSIKAAKELGAKVSVDLNYRKNLWKYGKRADEVMPEILRYADVAIANEEDVQKSLGLEANVNVQSGIIKREEYKILGDNVLAAYKNLQMIAITLRESLSADTNGWSACLNDREQFLVSRKYVISDIIDRVGGGDAFAAGLIYSLNTYPTRQDALEFATAASCLKHSISGDFNRVSVADVQSLLKGDGSGRVQR; encoded by the coding sequence ATGAAGATAATAACCTTTGGTGAGATCATGATCCGCTTGAAGACACCCGGCACGGAGCGTGTCTTTCAATCCCCACTCTTCGAAGCGACATTTGGTGGCGGTGAAGCAAACGTAGCAGTCAGCCTAGCCAACTTCGGGATGGATGCGGCATTTTTGACTATCCTCCCCAAAAACGAACTGGGGGACGCCTGCATCGGTGAGCTTCGGCGCTTTGGTGTGGATACATCCCATATCATTAGGCGACCGGGCCGTATGGGCATCTATTTCCTTGCTTCCGGCGCGAACCAGTTTCCGAGCAAGGTGATGTACGACCGCGAACACTCAGCCATTGCCACAGCCGATCCCAGTGAGATTGATCATGAGGCTGTGCTTTCCAGATGCGACTGGTTTCATATCAGCGGGATAACACCTGCGATATCCGAGAACGCGATGCACATGGCACTCGACAGCATCAAGGCGGCCAAGGAATTAGGGGCCAAGGTTTCCGTTGACCTGAATTACAGAAAGAACCTTTGGAAATATGGGAAACGAGCAGATGAGGTTATGCCTGAGATACTCCGCTATGCGGATGTCGCCATTGCCAACGAGGAGGACGTTCAAAAATCCCTGGGGCTGGAGGCGAACGTGAACGTGCAATCCGGAATCATCAAGCGCGAAGAATACAAGATCCTGGGAGACAATGTCCTAGCTGCATACAAGAACCTGCAGATGATCGCTATCACGTTGAGAGAAAGCCTAAGTGCGGATACAAATGGGTGGTCTGCCTGCCTGAACGATCGCGAGCAGTTCCTGGTATCCAGAAAATATGTAATCAGTGACATCATTGACAGAGTGGGCGGCGGCGATGCTTTTGCGGCCGGGTTGATCTATAGCCTGAACACCTATCCTACACGCCAGGATGCATTGGAGTTTGCGACCGCGGCAAGCTGTCTGAAACACTCCATCAGCGGCGATTTCAATCGTGTCTCTGTAGCCGATGTTCAGAGCCTTTTGAAGGGAGACGGTTCCGGCCGCGTGCAAAGGTGA
- a CDS encoding C-terminal binding protein, producing MNRKLVAITDLDHADIKRQQEVLWKHNIDPVWLNCRTEDDLIDQCKGFKALINQYAPFTEKVFAALPDLRMIVRFGVGVDNIDLKSATRHNVKICNVPDYGTQEVADHAIGLLLCLSRKIIHNFEDIKSGIWEYHRVSPIYRHSEQTVGIIGVGRIGTAFAFRAKAFGFNIIVNDEAKRKANKLQDFMIHVELDELLKQADIVSIHIPLDGNHNLIDYEKLHLMKKNAFLVNVSRGGIVNEDDLYRALSEGLIAGGACDVFKNEPLDKHNPLLQSKNFIATSHIAWYSEQSCVDLEVKVAEEAVRGALDQELLNVVNRDTKGPG from the coding sequence ATGAACAGGAAACTAGTTGCAATCACAGACCTTGACCACGCAGACATCAAACGCCAGCAGGAGGTGCTCTGGAAGCACAACATCGACCCGGTCTGGCTGAACTGCAGAACCGAAGACGACCTGATCGATCAGTGTAAGGGTTTCAAGGCACTCATTAACCAGTACGCCCCCTTCACGGAGAAGGTGTTTGCCGCGCTGCCGGACCTGAGGATGATCGTGCGTTTCGGTGTTGGCGTAGACAACATCGACCTGAAGAGCGCTACCAGGCACAACGTCAAGATCTGCAATGTACCGGATTACGGAACGCAGGAGGTAGCCGACCATGCCATAGGCCTGCTGCTGTGTTTGTCCAGAAAGATCATCCACAACTTCGAGGACATCAAATCCGGCATCTGGGAGTACCACCGGGTCAGCCCCATCTATCGCCACTCCGAGCAGACGGTGGGAATCATTGGGGTTGGCCGCATTGGAACGGCATTTGCCTTCCGGGCCAAGGCGTTCGGCTTCAACATCATCGTAAACGACGAGGCAAAGCGTAAAGCAAACAAATTACAGGACTTCATGATCCATGTAGAACTGGATGAACTGTTAAAGCAAGCGGACATTGTCTCGATCCATATCCCGCTAGATGGCAACCACAATCTGATCGATTACGAGAAGCTACATTTGATGAAAAAGAACGCCTTCCTGGTTAACGTGTCCAGAGGTGGAATCGTAAACGAGGACGATCTCTACCGCGCACTTAGCGAGGGGCTCATCGCTGGGGGGGCCTGCGATGTCTTCAAGAACGAGCCGCTAGATAAGCACAATCCTCTGCTCCAGTCTAAGAACTTCATCGCCACCTCGCATATCGCCTGGTATTCAGAGCAGTCGTGCGTGGACTTGGAGGTGAAGGTGGCCGAAGAGGCGGTCCGGGGCGCGCTGGATCAGGAGCTGCTGAACGTTGTGAACCGGGATACAAAGGGACCAGGATAG
- a CDS encoding aldolase/citrate lyase family protein: MYINTLKETMKNRPVFGMTIYTGSPAIVEALGIIGYDFAFIDAEHCPWEVTELREVVIAARQARISPLMRITRPDEIEIRKAFEMGAEGVIIPHVHNVEEMKLCVKSAKFPPLGRRGYDSTVRSAGYGYAHYDASKYIENSNATELVIPMAEDYEFVDDLDAIMAVPGIDAINFGPADYALSKNIRVFYDVNQPDVQDAMAKISTHTRRLGIGLMAPAVPPTVKNVETLISRGVNMLIMGSDMYNLQSTVSNIHKDVITRYL, encoded by the coding sequence ATGTACATCAACACTTTGAAGGAAACCATGAAGAACCGGCCTGTGTTTGGGATGACGATCTACACGGGATCACCTGCGATCGTCGAAGCGCTGGGCATCATTGGATATGATTTTGCGTTCATTGACGCGGAACACTGCCCTTGGGAGGTAACCGAGCTGCGGGAGGTTGTGATTGCTGCCAGGCAGGCTCGTATAAGCCCATTGATGCGCATCACCCGGCCGGACGAGATCGAGATTCGCAAGGCGTTTGAAATGGGCGCCGAAGGCGTGATCATCCCGCACGTGCACAACGTGGAGGAAATGAAGTTGTGTGTCAAAAGTGCCAAGTTCCCGCCCCTAGGCAGACGAGGCTACGACAGCACCGTGCGCAGCGCCGGCTACGGGTATGCTCACTATGATGCCTCCAAGTACATCGAGAACAGTAACGCCACCGAGCTGGTGATTCCGATGGCGGAGGACTACGAGTTCGTTGATGACCTTGATGCGATCATGGCTGTGCCGGGGATCGATGCCATCAATTTCGGACCAGCCGATTACGCGCTTTCCAAGAACATCCGCGTTTTCTACGACGTGAACCAACCTGACGTGCAGGATGCGATGGCCAAGATATCGACGCACACCCGTAGGCTGGGCATCGGATTGATGGCTCCCGCAGTCCCACCGACGGTCAAGAACGTGGAAACTTTGATCTCCAGAGGTGTCAACATGCTGATCATGGGAAGCGATATGTACAATCTCCAATCCACTGTATCGAACATTCACAAGGATGTGATTACACGGTATTTATAA
- a CDS encoding RpiB/LacA/LacB family sugar-phosphate isomerase: MRIALINENSQAPKNALIYKTLNDVAGRFGHNVDNYGMYSQEDKAWLTYVQNGILASVLINSGAADFIVTGCGTGVGAMLACNSFPGVICGLAVEPSDAFLFLQINNGNAISLPYAKGFGWGAELNMAYIFEKLFEGEPGGGYPPEKQKVERENKGILDQVKKNNFKDIIECLEGLDTALVEGAMSGGNFKSLFYQHATDEKLIRYVKSIVGE; encoded by the coding sequence ATGAGAATCGCTTTAATCAACGAAAACAGCCAGGCTCCCAAAAATGCTTTGATCTATAAAACGCTCAACGATGTCGCTGGGCGGTTCGGTCACAATGTGGACAACTACGGCATGTACTCACAGGAAGACAAAGCCTGGCTGACGTACGTGCAGAACGGCATCCTGGCATCCGTCCTAATCAACAGTGGCGCAGCTGATTTCATTGTCACGGGCTGCGGGACCGGTGTCGGGGCGATGCTGGCGTGCAACAGCTTCCCTGGGGTCATCTGTGGGTTGGCTGTTGAGCCTAGCGACGCGTTCTTGTTCCTGCAGATCAATAACGGTAACGCCATCTCTCTTCCCTACGCCAAGGGGTTCGGCTGGGGTGCTGAGTTGAACATGGCCTACATCTTTGAGAAGCTGTTTGAAGGGGAGCCAGGTGGAGGGTATCCGCCGGAAAAACAGAAGGTGGAGCGTGAGAACAAGGGCATCTTGGACCAGGTTAAGAAGAACAACTTTAAAGACATAATTGAATGCCTGGAGGGTTTGGATACAGCGCTGGTCGAAGGCGCTATGAGCGGTGGGAACTTCAAAAGCCTCTTTTATCAACACGCTACGGATGAAAAATTGATCCGCTATGTGAAGAGCATCGTGGGAGAGTAA
- a CDS encoding branched-chain amino acid ABC transporter permease, translating into MVFDLIIIGLAVGALYGLLALSVSLIYASLDIVHFAQGELFTMGAFFGWVFFTNGIPFIPSFVLAILCTSIIAVIMQRVIYKPILKMTAGFSVRGLTFIVAGFGMSIILQNIYWLIFGAVSKNYGADFGDMINLGNMSMKPIYFIVLGVATVLMLGIHLMFKRSKIGLSMKAISFNKQIASLMGIDVDKVTSFAFGLAAAMSAIAGILSAQIIFVRYNMAAVMLLKAFSAAVIGGLGNVYGAMLGGLLIGVIETVGGSVLGTQYKDIISFAMMIMVLMFKPNGIFSFRTRQKA; encoded by the coding sequence ATGGTTTTTGACCTCATCATTATCGGGCTGGCGGTAGGAGCACTGTACGGGCTACTAGCTCTGTCCGTGTCGCTTATTTATGCTTCCCTGGACATCGTGCACTTCGCGCAGGGAGAACTCTTCACCATGGGAGCTTTCTTCGGATGGGTTTTCTTCACCAATGGCATACCTTTCATACCTTCCTTCGTCTTAGCGATTCTGTGCACCAGTATCATCGCGGTCATCATGCAGCGGGTTATCTATAAACCGATCTTGAAGATGACGGCTGGTTTTTCTGTTCGCGGGCTAACCTTCATCGTGGCAGGTTTTGGCATGTCGATCATCCTGCAGAACATCTACTGGCTGATTTTTGGGGCAGTCTCGAAGAACTATGGGGCGGATTTCGGTGACATGATCAACCTCGGAAACATGTCCATGAAGCCCATCTACTTCATTGTGTTGGGCGTGGCCACCGTCCTCATGCTGGGCATCCACTTGATGTTCAAAAGGTCCAAGATCGGTCTCAGTATGAAGGCGATTTCGTTCAATAAGCAGATTGCATCCCTGATGGGGATTGATGTGGACAAGGTCACCTCCTTCGCGTTTGGCCTGGCGGCTGCGATGAGTGCCATCGCCGGCATCCTCAGTGCCCAGATCATCTTCGTGCGCTACAACATGGCGGCAGTCATGCTCCTTAAGGCCTTCAGCGCGGCGGTCATAGGCGGTCTCGGCAACGTCTATGGCGCCATGCTGGGCGGCTTGCTGATCGGTGTCATCGAAACCGTGGGCGGGAGTGTTCTGGGTACACAGTACAAGGACATCATCAGTTTTGCGATGATGATCATGGTGCTGATGTTCAAACCCAACGGCATCTTTTCTTTCCGGACCAGACAGAAAGCGTAG
- a CDS encoding ABC transporter ATP-binding protein, giving the protein MLKVQSLTMKFGGLTALHDVNFEVEKGSIHGIIGPNGSGKTTLFNVINGIYKPTSGKVYFNDKDITGLDPSKIAKAGLSRTFQLLRIFPSMSVLDNLIVAQGLHEKSNVVDAVVSSSRMRKEYQDMTEKAFNMLKVIGLEKKAFNMADSISIGQRRMLQLGIGVISSPQLLLLDECAAGLDPANIDKLISLLRKFKEEYGITILMIEHIMNVVMNICERLTVLDYGEKIFEGVPLEVQRNEKVIEAYLGTNV; this is encoded by the coding sequence ATGTTAAAAGTTCAATCCTTAACCATGAAGTTCGGCGGTCTGACCGCACTGCACGATGTCAACTTTGAAGTTGAAAAAGGCTCCATTCACGGCATCATTGGCCCGAATGGTTCCGGTAAGACGACGCTTTTTAACGTCATCAACGGCATCTATAAACCCACCAGCGGCAAGGTCTATTTCAACGACAAAGACATCACGGGACTGGATCCCAGCAAGATAGCCAAGGCCGGGTTATCTCGCACGTTCCAGCTCCTGCGCATATTCCCGAGCATGTCCGTACTGGACAACCTCATCGTTGCCCAGGGCTTGCATGAAAAGAGCAACGTCGTCGACGCGGTGGTCAGCTCATCGCGTATGCGCAAGGAATACCAAGATATGACGGAAAAGGCCTTCAACATGCTCAAGGTGATTGGGTTGGAGAAGAAGGCCTTCAATATGGCGGACAGCATTTCTATTGGGCAGCGGCGCATGTTGCAGCTGGGGATCGGCGTGATCAGTTCCCCGCAGCTGCTGCTGCTGGACGAATGCGCAGCGGGACTGGATCCCGCCAACATTGACAAGTTGATCAGCCTGCTGCGGAAGTTCAAAGAAGAGTACGGGATCACCATCCTCATGATTGAGCACATCATGAATGTGGTGATGAACATCTGCGAAAGGCTGACCGTTCTGGATTACGGGGAGAAGATATTCGAAGGTGTTCCGCTCGAGGTACAGAGGAACGAAAAAGTGATAGAAGCCTATCTAGGTACCAATGTGTGA
- a CDS encoding FadR/GntR family transcriptional regulator, whose product MKLIMKPINRVPLVNQVVESLIDHIKREDVTEGSKLPTEAALCDSLAVGRGTIREAFRVLNTRGYVTLISGRGAFVASKVPTLHQWFQVNELELRSVFEVRYAIEPLAISLAIENATHKDIKKLHQSLAEAKELLISRDSEKLTINDEKFHSLIASMSGNSLLVSINMDIQRYLHEFRLRTFLLENNRNNYYPAHKAIVDAFDAHDAKLGEEYMARHLQAVSRDLEKSKAG is encoded by the coding sequence ATGAAGCTGATCATGAAACCGATTAACCGAGTGCCACTGGTCAATCAGGTGGTGGAAAGTCTGATCGACCATATCAAAAGGGAGGACGTCACCGAAGGTTCCAAGCTGCCTACGGAAGCCGCGCTGTGTGATTCTTTGGCGGTTGGTCGGGGTACCATCCGGGAAGCCTTCCGCGTATTGAACACTCGTGGTTATGTCACACTGATCTCTGGTCGGGGCGCTTTTGTGGCTTCCAAGGTGCCGACACTACATCAATGGTTCCAAGTCAATGAGTTGGAATTGCGTAGCGTTTTCGAGGTCCGTTACGCTATTGAACCCCTGGCCATTTCCCTGGCCATCGAAAACGCCACCCACAAGGACATTAAGAAGCTTCATCAAAGTCTCGCCGAAGCCAAGGAATTGCTCATCAGCAGGGATTCGGAAAAGTTGACCATCAATGATGAAAAATTCCACTCCCTGATCGCATCGATGAGCGGGAATTCCCTCCTCGTAAGCATTAACATGGATATTCAACGCTACCTGCATGAATTCCGATTGCGCACATTTTTGCTGGAGAACAACCGCAATAACTACTACCCAGCCCACAAGGCCATTGTCGACGCATTCGACGCCCATGATGCTAAGCTGGGTGAAGAATACATGGCCAGACACCTGCAGGCTGTCAGCAGAGACCTTGAGAAAAGCAAGGCTGGATAA
- a CDS encoding ABC transporter ATP-binding protein: MLEVKDIKAGYGKLQILNGVTLSVKTNSLTAILGGNGCGKSTTLKVITGLLPCTQGDVLFEGRSLMGMKPQQIVREGIAYVTQGKEVFPSMTVEENLLLGAYIISDRSKIKSNMDDVLGFMPRLKPRLKSPSGVLSGGEQQMLSIGRGLMSNPKLLILDEPSAALSPKVSDEIYEYIQSLHTQGTTILLVEQNVRKALEVADYAYILSEGRIVFQDTSATLRALPDIKSFYLGNITEVAKIKNC; the protein is encoded by the coding sequence ATGCTGGAAGTAAAAGACATCAAAGCAGGTTACGGAAAGCTTCAAATATTAAATGGCGTGACGCTGTCCGTGAAAACCAATTCCCTGACCGCCATTCTGGGCGGAAACGGCTGCGGGAAGAGCACCACCCTAAAGGTGATTACCGGTTTGCTACCGTGTACACAGGGGGATGTTCTTTTCGAGGGCCGAAGCCTCATGGGCATGAAACCGCAACAGATCGTGCGCGAGGGCATCGCCTACGTCACGCAGGGCAAGGAGGTCTTTCCCTCCATGACTGTGGAGGAAAACCTCCTCTTGGGTGCCTACATCATTTCGGATCGCAGCAAGATCAAATCCAACATGGATGATGTGCTGGGCTTTATGCCGCGGCTGAAGCCCAGGTTGAAAAGCCCTTCCGGCGTGCTTTCCGGTGGAGAGCAGCAGATGCTGAGCATCGGGCGAGGCCTGATGTCGAACCCGAAACTCCTGATCCTGGACGAGCCCTCGGCTGCCCTGTCTCCCAAAGTCAGCGACGAGATCTATGAATATATCCAGTCTCTGCACACGCAAGGCACAACGATTCTCCTCGTGGAGCAGAACGTGCGCAAGGCACTTGAGGTCGCGGATTATGCCTACATCCTTTCTGAAGGAAGGATCGTGTTCCAGGATACCTCTGCCACCCTCCGCGCACTACCTGACATCAAGTCCTTCTACCTGGGTAACATCACCGAGGTCGCGAAAATCAAAAATTGTTAA
- a CDS encoding ABC transporter substrate-binding protein, with protein MMKKVLYNLLVVLMVAAIVGCTAQPAETIEPEVVETVSEEPAATEAPVVLDPYKIGVFLRFTDEAGTKMQKTITKAFADINAAGGINGHPVEVIFYDTEGDAAKGIDAFTRLVNADNVLLAIGPTTSGVALAVIDLAKQYETVMITPQSTNTKITAEFGNEWFFRNSVADIYHSYTLCDYIVKDLGLERIAIMHGTATLGLGQYQNFSARLKDEYNLEPVIVQEWNDGDIDFKTQLLAVKATDPEIIVFAGHEAELSIAVSQRLEVGISEEIPFAGFSSMSSADFYGVAQQAAVGAIFSTTFSPTDPRPEIQAFVTEYSPVIGGSPDHNSAQAYDTVLLVAQVLADLELGNTMETLAADRLAIRDALAQVEGYVGLSGVTTFGAGGGPMDRDGKKSSTIYQLQADYTWIPLKAAE; from the coding sequence ATGATGAAAAAGGTACTATACAATTTACTCGTTGTGTTGATGGTTGCAGCTATCGTTGGCTGCACCGCACAACCTGCTGAGACAATCGAACCCGAGGTCGTAGAAACAGTTTCCGAAGAACCTGCGGCCACAGAAGCACCGGTCGTCTTGGATCCCTATAAGATCGGTGTTTTCCTGAGATTCACGGACGAAGCCGGTACCAAGATGCAGAAGACCATCACCAAAGCCTTCGCAGACATCAATGCCGCTGGCGGTATCAACGGGCATCCTGTCGAGGTGATCTTCTACGACACTGAAGGTGATGCTGCCAAAGGCATCGACGCTTTCACTCGTCTGGTTAATGCCGACAATGTTCTGCTGGCCATCGGCCCCACCACGTCCGGTGTGGCTCTGGCTGTGATCGATCTGGCCAAGCAATATGAGACCGTAATGATCACTCCCCAGTCCACCAACACCAAGATTACCGCGGAGTTCGGTAACGAATGGTTCTTCCGCAATTCCGTTGCGGATATATACCATTCCTACACCCTGTGCGACTACATCGTCAAGGATTTGGGCCTCGAGAGGATCGCCATCATGCACGGGACCGCGACCTTGGGCCTCGGCCAGTATCAGAACTTCTCGGCACGACTGAAGGACGAATACAACCTCGAACCGGTCATTGTCCAGGAATGGAACGATGGCGACATCGACTTCAAAACCCAGCTGCTGGCTGTAAAGGCAACCGATCCGGAGATCATCGTCTTCGCAGGGCACGAGGCTGAACTGTCCATCGCTGTCAGCCAGCGCCTTGAAGTCGGCATTTCCGAGGAAATACCATTCGCTGGTTTCTCCTCGATGTCATCCGCCGATTTCTATGGTGTTGCACAGCAGGCTGCCGTTGGCGCCATCTTCAGCACCACCTTCAGCCCCACCGATCCGCGACCGGAAATCCAAGCGTTCGTCACTGAGTATAGCCCGGTCATCGGCGGCAGCCCTGATCACAACTCCGCGCAGGCGTACGATACCGTCCTGCTTGTGGCGCAGGTGCTCGCAGATCTCGAGCTCGGCAATACCATGGAGACCCTGGCAGCTGATCGCCTCGCCATACGTGACGCGCTCGCACAGGTCGAAGGATACGTTGGCCTTTCCGGCGTGACCACTTTTGGTGCTGGCGGTGGTCCCATGGATCGCGACGGAAAGAAAAGCAGCACGATTTATCAGCTCCAAGCTGATTACACATGGATTCCATTGAAAGCGGCTGAGTAG
- a CDS encoding FadR/GntR family transcriptional regulator has protein sequence MTTTNRTRTGMNKSAAEYAFQQLLARIQDEAVKVGDKLPSEPILCKELEVGRGTLREASRILRARGYLEIRPGKGAFVVSKTGMNGNELAKWFTMNESKIKDILQVRMALEPMTVRLAISRCNEEDVAALHSIHDCAIKAAAEKNSAQLAMCDENFHIYITQCSRNKMMIEIVKNVNNILKDFRGKTFLVDENIENFIPAHEKILEAFKKKDPEAGSECMRQHLTMVMQDLDSNKEGL, from the coding sequence ATGACGACAACAAACCGCACGCGTACCGGAATGAACAAATCTGCAGCAGAATACGCCTTCCAACAACTTCTCGCCAGGATCCAGGACGAGGCGGTGAAAGTGGGGGACAAGTTGCCTTCGGAGCCCATCTTGTGTAAGGAGCTGGAAGTGGGCAGGGGAACCCTGCGGGAAGCTTCCAGGATACTACGAGCACGCGGTTATCTCGAGATCCGGCCTGGAAAAGGCGCCTTTGTGGTCAGCAAGACCGGAATGAACGGCAATGAACTGGCCAAATGGTTCACTATGAACGAATCCAAGATCAAGGACATCCTGCAGGTGCGCATGGCGCTCGAACCGATGACCGTGCGTCTGGCGATCTCCCGCTGTAATGAGGAGGATGTCGCAGCGTTGCACTCGATTCATGACTGCGCCATAAAAGCAGCAGCGGAAAAGAACAGCGCACAGTTGGCCATGTGCGATGAGAATTTTCATATTTACATCACTCAATGTAGTAGAAACAAGATGATGATCGAGATCGTGAAGAATGTGAACAACATCCTGAAGGATTTCCGCGGCAAAACCTTCCTCGTAGACGAGAACATCGAAAACTTTATTCCCGCCCACGAGAAAATCCTGGAAGCCTTCAAGAAAAAGGATCCGGAAGCAGGTTCTGAATGCATGCGGCAACATTTGACCATGGTCATGCAGGACCTGGATAGTAATAAGGAGGGCTTATAA